From a region of the Fusobacterium sp. FSA-380-WT-3A genome:
- a CDS encoding ABC transporter ATP-binding protein produces the protein MLSLRSIEKTFLTELGTEKKVFKGLNLDINKGEFITVIGSNGAGKSTLLNLIMGSIEPDAGTVSLDDKDITRDELHVKNTYISKVYQDPSMGTAPSMTVFENLSMADNKGKKFNFSFGLNQKRKAYYEQLLSELGLGIEKQMDTEVGMLSGGQRQCLALLMVTLNKPKLLLLDEHTAALDPKTSKIILDKTNEIVRKNQITTLMITHNLEDAITYGDRIIMLHEGEIILNVSGEEKQKLTPKALLEKFQTVKGKINDSAVFNS, from the coding sequence ATGCTTAGTTTAAGGTCAATAGAAAAAACATTTTTAACAGAATTAGGAACAGAAAAAAAAGTATTCAAAGGTTTAAATCTTGATATAAACAAAGGAGAATTTATAACAGTTATAGGAAGTAATGGAGCTGGAAAATCTACTCTTTTAAATTTAATAATGGGAAGTATAGAACCTGATGCTGGTACAGTTTCTCTTGATGACAAAGATATAACAAGAGATGAATTACATGTTAAAAATACATATATTTCTAAAGTTTACCAAGACCCTTCAATGGGAACTGCTCCTTCAATGACAGTATTTGAAAATCTTTCAATGGCAGACAACAAAGGTAAAAAATTCAATTTCTCATTTGGATTAAATCAAAAAAGAAAAGCTTACTATGAACAACTTTTAAGTGAATTAGGTTTAGGAATAGAAAAACAAATGGATACAGAAGTTGGAATGTTATCAGGAGGACAAAGGCAATGTCTAGCATTACTAATGGTAACTTTAAACAAGCCAAAATTACTTTTATTAGATGAACATACAGCAGCCCTTGACCCAAAAACTTCTAAAATAATACTAGATAAAACTAACGAAATAGTTAGAAAAAATCAAATAACAACTTTAATGATAACTCATAACTTAGAAGATGCTATAACTTATGGAGATAGAATAATAATGCTTCATGAAGGAGAAATAATATTAAATGTAAGTGGAGAAGAAAAACAAAAACTTACTCCAAAAGCTCTTTTAGAAAAATTCCAAACTGTAAAAGGAAAAATTAATGACAGTGCTGTTTTTAATTCATAA